A part of Desulfofundulus salinus genomic DNA contains:
- a CDS encoding anti-sigma factor domain-containing protein produces the protein MITGIVVEIKAKTCIVLTPDAQFQEIPLPPGGVRLGEEICYIPRRRTIFWQSLMAAACLLILLGAGLLYHGWLTQAVAFVSMDINPSVEMTLDRREYVCEAKGLNAAGEILLSRAAVLGRPVEEAIDSILTRAVQSNYLLPSQNNVVLTTITTKNGQALALQPGKIYQTIVKSLQSTGVPAEVVVETATPEIRQQARKLGLSTGRYLIHVEGSKKGLDIGLEELKREGMASLEKKKGIVIGEVLGKHGYTGWVDLPKPVSQPGPEARSNHRSPGLVNNKGLERVSITEDKTPRMHPGAGTPGQKTSVPVRPVLPDDARGLPGLRVQGVPPHGYDQEHNGIKERNIKNEEPDGKDLHDNDNRELRDNKDLPGTSARDLDPEKDKGLEENKGGNSNQNSADG, from the coding sequence ATGATTACCGGCATCGTCGTGGAGATCAAGGCCAAAACATGTATCGTTCTCACCCCGGACGCCCAGTTCCAGGAAATCCCCCTGCCCCCCGGCGGAGTGCGTCTGGGTGAAGAGATTTGCTATATTCCACGCAGGCGTACTATTTTCTGGCAGTCTTTGATGGCCGCTGCGTGCCTGTTGATTCTCCTGGGTGCAGGTCTTCTGTATCATGGCTGGTTGACCCAGGCGGTGGCCTTTGTTTCCATGGACATCAACCCAAGTGTGGAAATGACCCTGGACCGGCGGGAATATGTGTGTGAGGCTAAAGGCTTGAATGCCGCGGGGGAAATCCTGCTGTCCCGGGCCGCAGTTCTTGGCCGTCCTGTGGAAGAGGCCATTGACTCCATACTTACCCGGGCGGTCCAGTCCAACTATCTCCTTCCGTCTCAAAATAACGTCGTGCTGACCACCATTACCACGAAAAATGGACAGGCGCTGGCGCTACAGCCGGGGAAGATATACCAAACCATCGTTAAGTCCCTGCAATCGACGGGAGTGCCGGCCGAGGTGGTGGTGGAAACCGCTACACCGGAGATCCGCCAGCAGGCCCGCAAGCTCGGTCTGTCTACGGGCCGTTATCTAATTCATGTGGAGGGGAGCAAAAAGGGTCTGGATATTGGCCTGGAAGAATTAAAACGGGAAGGTATGGCCAGCCTGGAGAAAAAGAAGGGCATAGTGATCGGGGAAGTGCTGGGCAAACACGGCTACACCGGGTGGGTGGATCTGCCCAAACCGGTCTCCCAACCGGGTCCTGAAGCCAGGAGTAATCATCGTTCACCCGGTTTGGTAAATAACAAAGGTCTTGAGCGGGTTTCCATAACGGAGGATAAAACCCCCCGGATGCACCCCGGTGCCGGTACCCCGGGGCAAAAAACAAGTGTCCCTGTTAGACCGGTGTTACCTGACGATGCCCGGGGACTGCCCGGCCTGCGCGTTCAGGGAGTTCCTCCGCATGGCTATGATCAGGAACATAATGGCATCAAAGAACGTAACATTAAGAACGAGGAACCAGATGGTAAAGACCTGCATGATAATGATAATCGAGAACTTCGTGACAACAAAGACCTTCCTGGCACCAGCGCTCGTGATCTGGACCCTGAAAAAGATAAAGGGTTAGAAGAAAACAAAGGTGGAAATAGTAACCAGAACAGTGCTGATGGTTAG
- a CDS encoding CBS domain-containing protein, protein MPALVQSAGDVLARSFKREKTVEELMVSLEACRTIPADGSLKDAICLLKRVALQSRAGAIPPLVVLEAKVPVGLLKVDHLLALAHLPLPQRESYAGWSISFPAEEPPSYNGLFTSRGQEMAKRKVREVMRPFPVSLKPRDSLSRAAYLMSRSGFEILPVQENNRMVGLLRDKELFLELSRIVNGG, encoded by the coding sequence ATGCCTGCGTTGGTACAATCCGCCGGCGATGTCCTGGCCAGGTCATTTAAACGGGAAAAGACCGTGGAGGAGTTAATGGTTTCCCTGGAAGCCTGCCGGACTATTCCTGCGGATGGCAGTCTAAAGGATGCCATTTGCCTGCTGAAAAGAGTTGCTCTTCAGTCACGGGCAGGGGCCATTCCACCCCTGGTGGTGCTGGAAGCAAAAGTTCCCGTTGGGTTATTAAAAGTTGACCACTTGCTGGCCCTGGCCCACTTGCCCTTGCCCCAAAGAGAGTCTTATGCCGGATGGTCAATTTCCTTCCCCGCAGAAGAACCACCTTCCTATAACGGTCTGTTTACCTCACGCGGTCAAGAAATGGCCAAAAGAAAAGTGCGGGAGGTTATGCGTCCCTTTCCTGTATCGCTAAAACCCCGGGATTCTTTGAGCCGGGCGGCTTACCTCATGTCCCGCAGCGGTTTTGAAATCCTGCCGGTCCAGGAGAATAACCGGATGGTGGGTCTTTTGCGCGACAAGGAGCTTTTTCTTGAACTGAGCAGGATCGTCAACGGCGGTTAA
- the yajC gene encoding preprotein translocase subunit YajC, with translation MNQQVVSLLYIVALFALLYFLLIRPQQQRQKKHMEMIRNLKVNDPIVTIGGIYGTIVKIKDDTLVVRVADNVRIEILKTAVAQVRPREEEEEK, from the coding sequence ATGAACCAGCAGGTCGTTTCGTTGCTCTACATTGTAGCCCTGTTTGCCCTGCTTTATTTCCTGCTCATTCGCCCCCAGCAGCAACGGCAGAAAAAGCACATGGAAATGATCCGTAACCTGAAGGTAAATGATCCCATTGTGACGATCGGCGGTATCTATGGTACCATAGTCAAGATAAAGGATGATACCCTGGTGGTGCGGGTGGCGGATAATGTGCGGATCGAAATCCTAAAAACTGCCGTTGCCCAGGTCAGACCACGGGAGGAAGAAGAGGAAAAATAA
- a CDS encoding sigma-70 family RNA polymerase sigma factor gives MEDLDYLLALARSGDGTARERLLAECRPFIARVTAGFCRRHLEWGFDDELSIAFITFNEAIDRYEEDRKVPFLAFARLMIKSRITDYLRKEARASAHLAGSLNSEQEDLSVSPLESSLAWQDYLAREAAREREEEIRDYAKILAEFEISFSELVRCAPRHQDARRVLLGVSRRLAADDSLFQHLMKTKKLPLKELSLLTGVHRKTLERGRKYIIAMALLWHHCHEFLYLCHYLRASGKGD, from the coding sequence GTGGAGGATTTAGATTACCTCCTTGCCCTGGCCAGGTCAGGGGATGGTACGGCCCGGGAAAGATTGCTGGCTGAGTGCCGCCCCTTCATTGCCCGGGTCACTGCCGGGTTTTGCCGCCGGCATCTGGAATGGGGTTTTGATGACGAGTTGAGCATTGCCTTCATTACTTTTAATGAAGCTATTGACCGTTACGAAGAAGACCGGAAGGTGCCCTTTTTAGCTTTTGCCCGGCTCATGATTAAGAGCCGTATTACTGATTACCTGCGCAAGGAAGCAAGGGCATCCGCCCACCTGGCCGGGTCACTGAACAGTGAACAGGAGGACCTGTCCGTCAGCCCCCTTGAGTCATCGCTGGCCTGGCAGGATTACCTTGCCCGGGAGGCAGCCCGGGAAAGGGAAGAAGAGATCAGGGACTATGCTAAAATCCTGGCCGAATTTGAGATCTCCTTTTCCGAACTGGTACGCTGTGCACCCAGGCATCAGGATGCGCGACGGGTTTTGCTGGGAGTTTCCCGTCGCCTGGCTGCCGATGATTCCCTTTTCCAACACCTGATGAAAACAAAAAAATTGCCCTTAAAGGAGCTTTCCCTGCTTACCGGTGTGCACCGCAAAACCCTGGAGCGGGGACGTAAATATATCATTGCCATGGCCCTCTTATGGCATCATTGCCATGAATTTTTATACCTTTGTCATTATTTAAGAGCCAGCGGTAAAGGAGATTGA
- a CDS encoding DUF5665 domain-containing protein, which produces MDERERRILEALRDKITELSINMEKMKLAEYVQLLEQPGRLLYVNFLSGLARGVGVAVGFALLGAILIMILQRLVMLNLPVIGGFIAEIVAIVQSRLGGP; this is translated from the coding sequence GTGGATGAAAGGGAAAGGCGCATTCTGGAGGCCCTGCGGGACAAAATCACCGAGCTATCCATTAACATGGAAAAGATGAAACTGGCCGAGTATGTTCAGCTTTTAGAACAGCCCGGGAGGCTGCTCTACGTCAATTTTCTTTCCGGCCTGGCCCGGGGTGTGGGGGTAGCCGTGGGTTTTGCCCTGCTGGGGGCCATCCTGATTATGATTTTGCAGCGGCTGGTGATGCTTAACTTGCCGGTAATCGGCGGCTTCATCGCCGAGATTGTGGCCATTGTCCAGAGCCGCCTGGGCGGCCCCTAA
- a CDS encoding cation diffusion facilitator family transporter has protein sequence MDEKIKIAMLSVISNTLLTGGKLAVGLAMNSVAVISEALHSGLDLMAALIAFASVRQSSRPADAEHNYGHGKFENVAAIIEALLIVAAGIMIVLQSIPKLLGAREVHHLGLGMAVMGLSAAVNLVISSLLMRTARRTGSPALEADAWHLRTDVYTSAGVFMAMLAIQLTGWYILDPLIALAVSLFIFKAAYDLLRGSWGSIVDARLPDDEEQLIRQVLTSYAGEFVQFHDLRTRRAGPDRHIDFHLVVPGYRPIAQVHQLCDAIEDDIRRQLAGASVLIHTEPCRPGTSDCHVCRVHVSLTPTTQKRSCEECRACALDTDGTAPEGGESGKHLQAGKGTLKSNILRK, from the coding sequence TTGGACGAGAAAATAAAGATTGCCATGCTTTCGGTCATCTCAAATACCCTGCTCACCGGCGGCAAATTGGCTGTAGGTCTGGCCATGAATTCGGTAGCAGTTATTTCTGAAGCATTGCACTCAGGTCTTGACCTGATGGCGGCGCTAATTGCCTTTGCCTCGGTGCGGCAATCCTCCCGCCCGGCTGATGCTGAGCATAATTACGGCCACGGTAAGTTTGAGAATGTGGCTGCCATTATTGAAGCGCTGTTAATTGTCGCTGCCGGGATCATGATCGTACTCCAGTCCATTCCCAAACTCCTGGGTGCCCGGGAGGTGCACCACCTGGGCCTTGGCATGGCGGTGATGGGGCTGTCGGCAGCCGTCAACCTGGTCATCTCCAGCCTTTTGATGCGTACCGCCAGGCGCACCGGTTCCCCGGCCCTGGAAGCCGATGCCTGGCACTTGCGTACCGATGTCTATACTTCGGCGGGAGTGTTTATGGCCATGCTGGCCATTCAACTGACCGGCTGGTACATCCTGGATCCCCTGATTGCCCTGGCCGTTTCCCTGTTCATTTTCAAAGCGGCTTATGATCTCCTGCGGGGTTCCTGGGGCAGCATTGTTGATGCCCGCCTTCCCGACGATGAAGAACAGTTAATCCGGCAGGTTCTGACCTCCTATGCCGGTGAATTTGTCCAGTTCCACGACCTGCGTACCCGCCGGGCGGGTCCGGACCGCCACATAGATTTTCACCTGGTGGTTCCCGGTTACCGTCCTATCGCCCAGGTACACCAGCTCTGTGACGCCATAGAAGACGATATCCGCCGGCAGCTGGCCGGAGCCAGCGTACTTATCCACACCGAGCCCTGCCGTCCGGGCACAAGCGATTGTCATGTTTGCCGGGTGCATGTCTCCCTGACCCCCACCACTCAAAAACGCAGTTGTGAGGAGTGTCGCGCCTGTGCTCTGGACACGGATGGGACAGCGCCTGAAGGAGGTGAAAGTGGAAAACATCTTCAGGCAGGAAAAGGGACGTTGAAGTCGAATATTTTAAGGAAATAA
- a CDS encoding transferase, whose amino-acid sequence MLQQAPAVSWKPGGFPVVSANAFIHETAVLMGDVVIKDGVAVYPLAVLRADEGFPIVIGEYSNVQDGVVIHCLKGGSVTVGKRCSLAHGAIIHGPCEIGDDTFVGFRAMVMRSRLGSRCFVGHGTLIDGVEIPGGRYIPSLAVVTTPEHVASLPEVSPERAEFAREVLLVNRELCGAYLNLHRRGELCPNKPR is encoded by the coding sequence ATGCTGCAGCAGGCCCCTGCGGTCAGCTGGAAACCCGGGGGGTTCCCCGTGGTGAGCGCGAATGCATTTATTCATGAAACTGCGGTTTTAATGGGAGACGTAGTAATTAAAGATGGGGTTGCCGTATATCCTCTGGCAGTGCTCCGGGCCGATGAAGGATTTCCCATTGTTATTGGCGAATACAGTAATGTTCAGGATGGTGTGGTCATCCATTGCCTTAAAGGCGGCAGCGTAACCGTGGGCAAAAGGTGCAGCCTGGCCCACGGGGCGATCATCCACGGACCGTGCGAAATCGGGGATGATACTTTTGTGGGGTTCAGGGCCATGGTTATGCGGAGCCGCCTGGGGAGCAGGTGTTTTGTCGGCCACGGGACTCTGATCGATGGTGTGGAAATACCCGGCGGCAGGTATATCCCCAGTCTTGCCGTGGTGACGACACCGGAGCATGTAGCCTCCCTGCCGGAGGTCTCCCCGGAACGGGCGGAATTTGCCAGGGAAGTTCTCCTGGTCAACCGGGAGCTGTGCGGCGCCTACTTAAATCTCCATAGGAGGGGTGAACTTTGTCCGAACAAACCCAGGTAA
- a CDS encoding HD domain-containing protein yields MITLEDIKNNPIVDSFIRKGNEYLGVMGFTEHSYRHLNLVSSIARSILERLGYPEREAELAAIAGYLHDIGNVVSRNDHGISGAVLAFSILNSMGMHPDEIAKVISAIANHEEQYGQPVNNVAAALIVADKSDVHRSRVRNQDFATFDIHDRVNYAVEHAFIWVDKEKRTITMDLTIDINICPVMEYFEIFLTRMTLCRRAANFLQCNFELIINGSKLL; encoded by the coding sequence TTGATTACCCTGGAAGATATCAAAAACAACCCGATCGTGGACAGCTTCATCCGCAAGGGAAATGAGTACCTGGGAGTAATGGGTTTTACCGAGCACAGCTACCGGCATTTAAACCTGGTGAGCAGTATCGCCCGCAGTATCCTGGAACGGCTGGGGTACCCCGAAAGGGAAGCCGAGCTGGCGGCTATCGCGGGTTACCTGCATGACATAGGCAATGTAGTTAGCAGGAACGACCATGGTATTTCCGGGGCGGTCCTGGCCTTTTCTATTTTGAACAGCATGGGCATGCACCCCGATGAGATTGCTAAGGTAATCTCGGCCATCGCCAACCACGAGGAGCAGTACGGCCAGCCGGTCAACAATGTGGCGGCAGCCCTGATTGTGGCCGACAAGTCCGACGTTCACCGTTCCCGGGTGCGCAACCAGGACTTTGCCACCTTTGATATACACGACCGGGTAAACTATGCCGTGGAACATGCCTTTATCTGGGTGGACAAGGAAAAACGGACCATTACCATGGATCTCACCATTGACATTAATATCTGCCCGGTTATGGAGTATTTTGAAATCTTCCTTACCCGGATGACCCTTTGCCGGCGGGCAGCCAACTTTTTGCAGTGTAATTTTGAGCTGATCATAAACGGTTCCAAGTTGCTCTAG
- the secD gene encoding protein translocase subunit SecD, with amino-acid sequence MKWNKIFILAGIVVIVALATVAAVSPVFKNNPYLGKYLPLVKDITLGLDLQGGVHVVLEAKDTPEVKVTPDTMKQLMAVIQRRVDQFGVAEPVIQQQGRDRLIVEIAGRIDPEEAVRTMVKTAYLEFKTMDGKTVVTGADLKDAIESKDPTSGQIKVDLTFNAAGAKKFAEATAANVGKPIAIILDGQVLQTPVVQEPIPNGKAQITGYQSLEEAHNIAILLRSGALPVKVEVAEKRGIGPALGADSLEKSKHAGLVGVLAILIFMVMYYRLPGLVADFALLIYALIVLAIYVGLHVTMTLPGIAAFLLSLGIAVDANVIIFERLKEELRTGKSLRSAIDAGFKRAFTAIFDANATTLIAAVVLYFFGTGPIRGFAITLGIGIVASMFTAITVTRWLLHLVAASGLVRNAKAYGA; translated from the coding sequence ATGAAGTGGAACAAGATTTTTATTCTTGCAGGCATCGTGGTGATTGTGGCCCTGGCTACAGTGGCCGCAGTATCGCCGGTTTTTAAGAACAACCCCTATCTGGGAAAATACCTGCCTCTAGTAAAGGACATTACCCTGGGACTGGACCTGCAGGGCGGGGTTCATGTGGTCCTGGAGGCTAAAGACACCCCCGAAGTGAAGGTTACCCCCGATACAATGAAGCAGCTGATGGCCGTAATTCAACGCCGCGTAGACCAGTTCGGGGTGGCGGAACCGGTTATCCAGCAGCAGGGGCGGGACCGGTTGATTGTGGAAATCGCGGGCAGGATAGACCCCGAAGAAGCCGTGCGCACTATGGTGAAAACGGCCTACCTGGAGTTTAAAACCATGGACGGGAAAACGGTGGTTACCGGGGCCGACCTGAAAGATGCCATTGAATCCAAGGACCCGACTTCGGGGCAGATCAAAGTAGATCTCACCTTTAATGCCGCTGGGGCCAAAAAGTTTGCCGAGGCAACGGCGGCCAACGTGGGCAAACCCATAGCCATCATTCTGGATGGACAGGTGTTGCAGACTCCCGTTGTCCAGGAACCCATTCCCAACGGCAAAGCCCAGATTACGGGTTACCAGTCCCTGGAGGAGGCTCACAACATTGCCATCCTGCTGCGTTCCGGCGCCCTGCCGGTAAAGGTGGAGGTGGCCGAAAAACGCGGAATTGGGCCGGCCCTGGGAGCCGACTCCCTGGAAAAATCCAAGCATGCCGGACTGGTGGGTGTGCTGGCTATTTTAATCTTCATGGTCATGTACTACCGCCTGCCGGGACTGGTGGCCGATTTCGCCCTTTTGATCTACGCCCTGATTGTCCTGGCCATTTACGTGGGTCTGCATGTGACCATGACCCTGCCGGGCATCGCCGCCTTCCTGTTGTCCCTGGGTATTGCCGTTGATGCCAACGTGATTATTTTCGAGCGCCTGAAGGAGGAACTGCGGACGGGCAAGAGTTTGCGCTCGGCCATTGATGCCGGGTTCAAGCGGGCCTTTACCGCCATCTTTGATGCCAACGCCACCACCCTCATTGCCGCCGTGGTGCTCTACTTCTTCGGCACGGGTCCCATCCGGGGCTTTGCCATTACCCTGGGGATCGGTATTGTGGCCAGCATGTTTACGGCCATCACCGTCACCCGATGGCTGTTGCACCTGGTGGCGGCAAGCGGCCTGGTGAGAAACGCGAAAGCTTATGGGGCATAG
- a CDS encoding SLC13 family permease, with product MSEQTQVIFATAVFLLTYAVIVSEKIHRAVAALVGAAILALTGILNPEEATHAIDFNTIGLLVGMMIIVGITRQTGVFEYLAIKAARQARGEPLRIMAALSLVTAVLSAFLDNVTTVLLIVPVTFAIAGQLQISPIPFLIAEIIASNIGGTATLIGDPPNIMIGSQTHLGFMDFVINLTPVVAVVYILTIFFLRLIYRRQLMARPELQEKIMLLNERDEIKDPVLLKKCLVVLFLTIMGFVLHQYLHLESSVIALSGASLLLLITREDPEHALHAVEWPVIFFFVGLFVVVGALEKVGVIEAVARFSLEITQGQLVPAAMLILWISALASAFVDNIPFVATMIPLIHDMGRLGGMTNLDLLWWALSLGACLGGNGTIIGASANVVVIGMAEKRGQPISFLGFMKVAFPLMLMSIVVSTVYLLFWYHYHGPVSLVGTLAVAAVLGLVTVLLNNVLFRTEGRSAKVLSKYKEA from the coding sequence TTGTCCGAACAAACCCAGGTAATCTTTGCTACGGCTGTTTTTTTGCTCACCTACGCTGTGATTGTTTCCGAAAAAATCCACCGGGCGGTAGCCGCCCTGGTGGGAGCAGCAATACTGGCCCTCACCGGAATTTTGAACCCCGAAGAAGCGACCCACGCCATTGACTTTAACACCATCGGCCTTCTGGTGGGCATGATGATCATCGTGGGCATCACCCGCCAGACGGGGGTTTTTGAGTACCTGGCCATCAAGGCGGCCCGCCAGGCCAGGGGCGAACCCCTGCGCATCATGGCCGCCCTTTCCCTGGTGACGGCAGTCCTCTCGGCTTTTCTGGACAACGTGACCACGGTGCTGCTGATTGTCCCGGTTACCTTTGCCATCGCCGGCCAGCTGCAGATCAGCCCCATACCCTTCCTCATTGCCGAAATCATTGCTTCCAACATCGGGGGCACGGCCACACTGATCGGCGACCCGCCCAATATCATGATCGGCAGCCAGACCCACCTGGGATTCATGGATTTCGTAATCAACCTGACTCCGGTTGTGGCAGTTGTTTATATCTTAACAATTTTCTTCCTGCGCCTTATATACCGCCGCCAGCTGATGGCCCGCCCGGAACTTCAGGAAAAAATTATGCTCTTGAATGAAAGGGATGAAATCAAGGATCCCGTCCTGTTGAAAAAGTGCCTGGTGGTGCTTTTTCTAACCATAATGGGATTTGTCCTGCACCAGTACCTGCACCTGGAATCCAGTGTGATTGCCCTTTCCGGAGCCAGCCTGCTGCTGCTGATCACCCGGGAAGACCCGGAACACGCCCTGCACGCGGTGGAATGGCCGGTAATCTTTTTCTTTGTCGGCCTCTTCGTAGTGGTAGGAGCGCTGGAAAAGGTGGGGGTCATCGAGGCGGTAGCCCGCTTCTCCCTGGAAATCACCCAGGGGCAGCTGGTGCCGGCGGCCATGCTCATCCTGTGGATTTCAGCCCTGGCCTCGGCTTTTGTGGACAACATCCCCTTCGTGGCTACCATGATCCCGCTCATTCATGACATGGGGCGCCTGGGCGGGATGACAAACCTGGACCTGCTCTGGTGGGCGCTGTCACTGGGGGCCTGCCTGGGGGGTAACGGTACCATCATCGGGGCCTCAGCCAACGTGGTGGTTATCGGCATGGCGGAAAAGAGGGGGCAGCCCATCTCCTTCCTGGGCTTTATGAAGGTGGCCTTTCCGTTAATGCTCATGTCCATTGTGGTGTCCACGGTTTACCTCCTCTTCTGGTACCACTACCACGGGCCGGTATCCCTGGTAGGAACCCTGGCAGTGGCAGCCGTACTGGGGCTGGTAACCGTTCTGTTGAACAACGTGCTCTTCCGCACGGAAGGCCGGTCTGCAAAAGTGCTTTCCAAGTACAAGGAGGCTTGA
- a CDS encoding TraR/DksA C4-type zinc finger protein: MTVYYPLLQIGGFMVDAQQLAGIRRRLEEEKQRQLELIKGINEGGLATSMADSIGELSLYDNNPGDIGTEMFERSKDFALREDAKIKIRAIDEALARLDRGTYGICDICGAAIDPERLEAIPYTTVCYRCRLQDEKRPVSSYRPIEEEVIKDLYNTSFEEDMESVMYDLEDSWQEVARYFEHAEQAEAGAYYGSNELAEEDRGYVEEVENIPYEIGDDGVIYENRRGYDDESAPYERIDVGIEHSKKEEDGSSPYG, from the coding sequence TTGACAGTATACTACCCCTTGCTGCAGATAGGAGGATTTATGGTGGATGCACAACAACTGGCGGGGATACGCCGCCGCCTGGAAGAAGAAAAACAAAGACAGCTGGAGCTGATCAAAGGCATCAACGAGGGTGGCCTGGCCACTTCCATGGCCGATTCCATTGGTGAATTATCTCTCTACGACAACAACCCGGGCGACATCGGCACGGAAATGTTTGAGCGCAGCAAGGATTTCGCCCTGCGGGAAGATGCCAAAATCAAGATTCGCGCCATTGATGAAGCGCTGGCCAGGCTTGACCGGGGCACATACGGCATTTGCGACATCTGCGGGGCGGCCATTGACCCGGAAAGGCTGGAGGCCATTCCCTATACTACCGTTTGTTATCGTTGCCGCCTGCAGGATGAAAAGCGTCCGGTTAGCTCCTACCGTCCCATAGAGGAGGAAGTCATTAAGGATCTTTATAACACCAGCTTTGAAGAAGACATGGAAAGTGTAATGTATGACCTGGAAGACTCCTGGCAGGAGGTGGCACGTTATTTTGAACATGCCGAGCAGGCTGAAGCCGGGGCTTACTACGGTTCCAATGAACTGGCCGAGGAGGACCGGGGGTACGTGGAAGAGGTAGAAAACATCCCGTACGAGATAGGCGATGACGGTGTGATTTACGAGAATCGGCGCGGCTATGATGACGAAAGCGCACCCTACGAACGCATCGACGTGGGCATTGAGCATAGCAAAAAAGAGGAGGACGGTTCATCCCCGTACGGCTAA
- the secF gene encoding protein translocase subunit SecF, whose product MHFIKLRKIWYAISIAVILPGLISLMLQGLNLGIDFTGGNLLEVRFAEPVPVEKVRQVVAAQGLEISRGIQKSGTTDYIIRTRHLTQDESDKLIAALSELGKNTVLRNESVGPTIGRELTTKAILALLIASVLMVIYITLRFEFKQGIAAIIALLHDTLVVTGIFSLFRIEVDSAFVAALLTIIGYSINDTIVIFDRIRENMLTRKKGESLEDVVNASLWQTLTRSINTVLTVVFVLVALYFLGGSTIRNFVLAMLIGVVSGAYSSICNASPLWVDFKLMEKRAKVKEARA is encoded by the coding sequence ATGCATTTCATTAAGCTGCGGAAAATCTGGTATGCCATATCTATTGCGGTTATTTTGCCCGGATTGATCTCCCTTATGCTTCAGGGGTTGAATCTTGGCATTGATTTCACCGGCGGCAACTTGCTGGAGGTCCGTTTTGCCGAACCGGTGCCGGTGGAAAAGGTGCGGCAGGTGGTAGCCGCCCAGGGGCTGGAGATCAGCCGGGGCATTCAAAAAAGCGGCACTACCGATTACATCATCCGCACCCGGCATTTGACCCAGGACGAATCGGACAAGCTGATCGCGGCTCTCAGTGAGCTGGGCAAGAACACTGTTTTGCGCAATGAGTCTGTCGGTCCCACCATCGGCCGTGAGTTGACCACCAAGGCCATCCTGGCCCTGTTAATTGCTTCGGTGCTGATGGTTATTTACATCACTTTACGCTTTGAATTCAAGCAGGGGATTGCGGCCATTATCGCGCTGTTGCACGACACCCTGGTGGTTACCGGTATTTTCTCCCTTTTCCGGATTGAGGTCGACAGTGCCTTTGTGGCAGCCCTTTTAACCATTATCGGTTACTCTATTAACGACACCATTGTTATTTTCGACCGCATCCGGGAGAACATGCTGACCCGCAAAAAAGGGGAAAGCCTGGAAGATGTGGTTAACGCCAGCCTGTGGCAAACCCTGACCCGGTCCATTAACACGGTGCTGACGGTAGTTTTTGTGCTGGTGGCCCTTTATTTCCTGGGCGGCAGCACCATCCGCAACTTTGTCCTGGCCATGCTTATCGGTGTGGTCAGCGGTGCCTACTCCTCCATCTGCAACGCCAGCCCCCTGTGGGTGGACTTCAAGCTTATGGAAAAGCGGGCCAAAGTAAAGGAAGCCAGGGCTTAG